One stretch of Argiope bruennichi chromosome 3, qqArgBrue1.1, whole genome shotgun sequence DNA includes these proteins:
- the LOC129963370 gene encoding proteasome subunit beta type-7-like → MALETVSMIPAPGFKFDNCLRNAYLASKGFPVPKAKKTGTTIVGLVYEDGVVLGADTRATVGSIVADKNCSKIHYLAPNMYCCGAGTAADTEQVCRMIASQLELHRLATDRVVPVAVAENLITQHLFRYQGYVSAALIVGGVDLSGPSIHIISPYGSSEKLPFGTMGSGSLAAMSVFEKGWKPDMKLDEAKQLVRDAIAAGIFNDLGSGSNVDLCVITRAGAEMIRPFEVANVKGQIQGTYRYAPGTTAVLSSKTVPLEIVETVTRPTRDAAEEAMDTA, encoded by the exons ATGGCGTTAGAAACTGTTTCGATGATACCTGCACCAGGATTTAAGTTTGACAACTGTTTAAG aaatgcatATTTGGCATCTAAAGGATTCCCTGTTCCAAAAGCTAAAAAGACTGGAACTACAATTGTAGGACTTGTGTATGAa gATGGTGTTGTCCTGGGTGCTGACACCAGAGCTACTGTGGGATCAATTGTTGCCGACAAGAACTGTTCAAAAATCCATTATCTAGCCCCAAATATGta TTGTTGTGGGGCTGGTACTGCTGCTGACACTGAGCAAGTGTGTCGCATGATTGCTTCACAATTAGAACTGCATAGATTAGCAACTGACAGAGTTGTGCCAGTGGCTGTTGCTGAAAACTTAATCACTCAACATCTATTTAG GTATCAAGGATATGTTAGTGCTGCCTTGATTGTTGGAGGAGTGGACTTAAGTGGTCCCAGTATACATATTATTTCACCATATGGCTCATCAGAGAAGCTACCATTTGGTACAATGGGCTCTGGTTCTTTAGCAGCAATGTCTGTTTTTGAAAAGGGTTGGAAACCTGACATGAAG TTGGATGAAGCTAAGCAGCTTGTACGTGATGCTATTGCTGCTGGTATTTTCAATGATTTGGGTTCAGGTAGCAATGTGGATTTGTGTGTTATCACAAGAGCAGGAGCTGAAATGATCAGACCATTTGAAGTTGCTAATGTGAAGGGACAAAT ACAAGGAACCTATCGCTATGCTCCTGGAACAACTGCTGTCTTGTCTTCAAAAACTGTTCCCTTGGAAATTGTTGAAACTGTGACTCGTCCAACTAGAGATGCTGCTGAGGAAGCAATGGATACtgcttaa